In Corvus hawaiiensis isolate bCorHaw1 chromosome 35, bCorHaw1.pri.cur, whole genome shotgun sequence, a genomic segment contains:
- the LOC125319077 gene encoding zinc finger protein 239-like: MEEEAVRKRKMPQDTQADKELRTEPREDKSPRQNLVEEAVLSSSTSQESSWEENHRRSHRRRGCKRSPGSCEEERPTLCRDGGRRSSQSSNLVVHEQCHALEKRFKCLECGKSFSQSTNLIYHRMIHTGERPYVCGECGKSFSTSSNLIRHRQVHTGERLYVCGECGKSFSTSAYLIRHQMIHTRKRPYECGECGKRFQTSSSLLLHQRIHTDERPFRCPDCGKGFRYNSDLTRHKRIHTGERPYECPECGKSFSQSNHLICRPKIHTGERPYKCPECGKSFSRSSPLTRHQESHQ, translated from the exons atggaggaggaggctgtgaggaagaggaagatgccccaggacacccaggcag acaaggagctgaggacagagcccagggaggacaaatccccgcggcagaacctggtggaagaggccgTTTTGAGTAGCTCCACATCGCAGGAatccagctgggaggaaaacCACCGGAGATcccacaggaggaggggctgcaaacgcagcccagggagctgtgaggaggaaagacccaccctgtgccgggatggcggccggagatccagccagagctcaaaCCTGGTGGTCCACGAGCAGTGTCATGCTCTAGAGAAACGcttcaagtgcttggaatgtgggaagagcttcagccagagcaccAACCTGATCTACCACCGGAtgatccacaccggggaacggccctatgtgtgtggggaatgtgggaagagcttcagcacaAGCTCCAACCTGATCCGCCACCGCCAGGtccacacaggggagaggctctatgtgtgtggggaatgtgggaagagcttcagtaCGAGCGCCTACCTGATTcgccaccagatgatccacactAGGAaacggccctatgagtgtggggagtgtgggaagaggtttcagaccagctccagtctcctcctgcaccagcggattcacacagatgagaggcccttccgctgccccgactgcgggaagggcttcaggtacAACTCCGACCTCACCAGGCACAaacgcatccacaccggggagaggccctacgagtgtcctgagtgtgggaagagcttcagccagagcaaTCACCTTATCTGCCGCCCGAagatccacaccggggagaggccctacaagtgtcccgagtgcgggaagagcttctccaggagctctccCTTGACCAGACACCAAGAGAGCCACCagtaa
- the LOC125319013 gene encoding olfactory receptor 14J1-like → MSNSSSISPFLLLPLADTRQLQLLHFCLFLGISLAALLGNGLIISAGACGQHLHSPMFFFLLSLALTDLGSSCTTVPKAMHNSLWGTRHISYTACAAQVFLIVFFLGTEDFLLTIMCYDRCVSICKALHYGTLLGSRACAHMAAAAWASAFLTALLHTANTFSLPLCQGNALGQFFCEIPHILRLSCSDTYLREFGLLAFSTFPFLGCFVFMLFSYVQISRAVLRIPSEQGRHKAFSTCLPHLAVLSLFISTGTFAHLKPASTSSPSLDVVVSVLFSVVPPALKPLIYSLRNQELKDALRKMMTVSFQKE, encoded by the coding sequence ATGtccaacagcagctccatcagccccttcctcctgctgccattgGCAGACAcgcggcagctgcagctcctgcacttctgcctcttcctgggcatctccctggctgccctcctgGGCAACGGCCTCATCATCAGCGCCGGAGCCTGcggccagcacctgcacagccccatgttcttcttcctgctcagcctggccctCACCGACCtgggctccagctgcaccactgtccccaaggccaTGCACAATTCCCTCTGGGGCACCAGGCACATCTCCTACACAGCATGTGCTGCTCAGGTGTTTCTGATTGTCTTCTTTCTTGGAACAGAGGATTTCCTCCTCACCATCATGTGCTACGACCGCTGTGTGTCCATCTGCAAAGCCTTGCACTACGGgaccctcctgggcagcagagcttgtgcccacatggcagcagctgcctgggccagtgcctttctcactgctctgctgcacacggccaatacattttccctgcccctgtgccagggcaatGCCCTGGGCcagttcttctgtgaaatcccACACATCCTCAGGCTCTCCTGCTCAGACACATACCTGAGGGAATTTGGGCTTCTTGCTTTTagtacttttccttttttgggttgttttgtgttcatgCTTTTCTCCTATGTGCAGATCTCCAGGGCCGTGCTGAGGATCCCCTCTGAGCAGGGCCGGCACAAAGCCTTTTCCACGTGCCTCCCTCACCTGGCCGTGCTCTCTCTGTTTATCAGCACGGGCACATTTGCTCACCTAAAGCCAGCCTCCACCtcgtccccatccctggatgtggtGGTGTCAGTTCTGTTCTCGGTGGTGCCTCCAGCCCTGAAGCCCCTCATCTACAGCCTGAGGAACCAGGAGCTCAAGGATGCCCTGAGGAAAATGATGACTGTATCTTTTCAGAAGGAATAA